In Colletotrichum higginsianum IMI 349063 chromosome 1, whole genome shotgun sequence, the DNA window AGCGTCCGCACTCTCAGGAACTGCATGCATGACTGCTACGAGGACTGTCCATTCTACGAACAGCTGCAGTATGCCATGGACGTCCGCAGCTCTTGTCTTTTTACGTACGCCTTGTCGGGTGATGATCGGATGGCCCGACAAGCCATCGTCCAGCTTCACAACTCATACCGTCCAAGCCTTGGGCTTATCGCCAGCCGCAGCCCATCTCATCAACTTCAGGTGATTCCTCATTTCTCACTCTTCTGGGTGTGCACCGTCGCGGATCACTACTTGCATTGTGGCGATGGATCATTCACTCGCGCCTTTCTGTCAACATGCGACGGCATTCTCAATTCATTCGCCAGGCGTCTCAGCCCCGACACTGGACTTCTTTCATCCAGCCTCGAAGCAATCCAAGCGCACTGGGACTTTGTCGATTGGACGGACGAATGGCGTCCTATGGGCATTCCAACAGCTTCTCGGCGAACGGGCACTCAAACTTTTACCAACTTCATTTACGCTTACACGCTCCAAACGATTGCCGAGACTGTCTCCCACCTCGGTCGCCCAGACCTCGCGGCAGAGTATCGGTTGCGGGCCCGTGAGATAATCCAAGCCACTCGAAAACACTGTTGGCTCCATTTCGCTTTTACCGACGGCTTAGCAGCCAAGGCTGATCATCTTCTGGACTTCAGCCAACACAACCAGATTTGGGCTGTTCTCTGCGGCGCAATAGAAGGCGAAGAGGCAAGGACCTTGCTCGGCCGTTGCCTTCTAGATGCAGCGTGGGACTCTGGCGTGACTTTCCATGCCGCTCATGTCCCAAAATTCACGAGGGTATCTACTGCCATGTCATTCTACGCCCTACGTGCGCTGTCTGCGGCCGGCGGAACCCTCTACGACCACGCCTTTCATGCTTTTTGGAATCCTTGGCGGGCTCAATTGTCTCAAAACCTGACCACATGGTGCGAAGACGAGGTAACCTTGAGGTCCGACTGCCACGCTTGGAGTTCAGTCCCCCTGTATGAGTTCATGGCCGAGGTGGCCGGGGTGCGTTCGCTGGAGCCCGGGTGGACGACGATTGCATGCGCTCCTCGAGTACAACTTTTTCGTTCCTTTAACGCTAAAGTGGCGCTTGGCGGGCGACTAGCTCCAGGCATAGCTTGTATCACTTGGTCTCGGGAGGAGAGTTCCAAACTGGGACGCATATCGATATGTTTGCAAGATTTGTCTTTTGACGGTCCTATCAGGATTCGCTTGACTCTTCCTGGCCATCACTCCGAGGAATATGGAGTGCATACCATATCGACCATATATATTTCAGATGGAGTAACATAACTGGAGTCGTAAAAGTCATGAGAACACCACTCAAAAAAACTATCCATTCATTGGCTCGTTCGCAAATCTTAAAGGTTAACTGTCTCCGCTCAAACCATTCGCGCAAGAAGTTGAAGACACTCCAAAATCGACTCAGTTGGCTGTGGAGAAAGCTATAGATTTTTCGAAACTTGCTGGCGACGTAACTGCCCTTGCTCATCAACAAAATCAGCGGGATCATCTTACCCTTGAGCATGATACGCTACAGTCATGTCGAGAATCCGACGTCCAAGGGCGTGGCAAGGCACAGGACCTACGGACAAGCACTCCGGATCCTTATCTCCTGGATAGGGACATGTTGTAACCCTGGCGCTAGTGGAATTTCATCACTGCAGAGAGTAAGTCATCCGAGATTCCGCGGCCTTTCTTTGCGCGTATTTCTGTCGTCTCCATACAAATCAACCCGGTTTTCCGCAGCCTGTAGCTGACCGAGATTACTAACCCCTGAATGCTTCTATCCGGCATTCCGCGAACCTTGTGTGCCCGCTCGGTGTCGGCTCAGGATCTGGACTCCTGGCTCCGACCGCACTCTCACAAGTCGAAAATGGTTCTTCTTCCCCGCATGATCACTACCCCGGATCGCGAACTACTCCGTGGGGATGCCTTCCTAACGCGATTGATCGTGGCGGGGTCTCAAGAAGCATCTCAACTTTCTTGTGAAGTATCACGCGTTGTTCTGGAACCCATTTCCACACTCTTTGGTGTTTATCTCTGTGTTATAAAGCCCAAGAACCACTCGTCCTGCTGTTGTTGGATAGGCCTTTCTTGCTCACAATTACTCTTTCTTACGACATAACTCAACCACCCCCCTTTTGAACCACCCCCGCATTTGAACCACCTCATCCACCacatcaacaccagcctTGCCACTATTCCCATCGATTATTCCTCGGCCCTACCACCTACCCAGACGCAGCTTTCTGGCTCACTAGGTAATTCTGACCCGCTGGATTCATCTGCATCATCCTCCCTTTCACCTGCTTCAATCTGGGCCCTCTGTATGTCTCCTATATTAGCAAACTTGGTGTTAGGATCTAACTGGACCTTTTTTCTCCTACCCTGTTGTTGGCTGTTGATGTGGGCCTGTAATGCTTCATTCTGATGCTCCACAAAGGCGAGTCTATAGGCCTGGTTATCCCATCCCTTCTGGATCTTCCGAAATAGATGCCTTTGGGTATAGACGCTCTGGGACTCCTGCCTCAGCTGACTAAACAGCTGAAGCTGATGCTGAAGGTCAGCAGACTTTCGTGGTGTTGACCATAGGACTTCGG includes these proteins:
- a CDS encoding Alpha-l-rhamnosidase; translation: MDRSFLDTTWIWHPDWQDHGVDTAGRLVHFRKTIDLTTVPSAPLTIQITADTRYKLFVNSHCVITGPVKGDEHLWFYDEVDIQPFLIQGLNRISVRVLRFFHATPYATSFPRLSFPGLFVRTPDPSQDHAALALQSDASWECAIDHTTVLRVDQKEDDFLHIYENVDASKVSLLDWVPAQPLDLPTSHGLSPPWILTPRMIPVPESVPVRPAAIHNVRSPIDHAAWEQVVLGLSGPLRLPAGTSHHIEIEAEHHLTAHITFRFRRPEHAGSILRIRYSEAYEDEPEFVPYIRRKGDRADFGKGLYGPEDRYVFAGRLGAQGNAELGYQSDPTAFEVFSPFHFRTLRYMSIDIDVAQNSDLDMVGIGTDEFHYPLDDKSGFDIPSPTEHEATYESIWATSVRTLRNCMHDCYEDCPFYEQLQYAMDVRSSCLFTYALSGDDRMARQAIVQLHNSYRPSLGLIASRSPSHQLQVIPHFSLFWVCTVADHYLHCGDGSFTRAFLSTCDGILNSFARRLSPDTGLLSSSLEAIQAHWDFVDWTDEWRPMGIPTASRRTGTQTFTNFIYAYTLQTIAETVSHLGRPDLAAEYRLRAREIIQATRKHCWLHFAFTDGLAAKADHLLDFSQHNQIWAVLCGAIEGEEARTLLGRCLLDAAWDSGVTFHAAHVPKFTRVSTAMSFYALRALSAAGGTLYDHAFHAFWNPWRAQLSQNLTTWCEDEVTLRSDCHAWSSVPLYEFMAEVAGLAVEKAIDFSKLAGDVTALAHQQNQRDHLTLEHDTLQSCRESDVQGRGKAQDLRTSTPDPYLLDRDML